DNA sequence from the Acidobacteriota bacterium genome:
AGACAGGATATCTGGCTGGCGAGCGATCAGGCATATAAGGCAGCCCTTGAAAAGCTTGCCCGGAAGCGAGCCTACGTCCAGACCAAAGCTATCACTGATCTCCCTGATGATCTCTCCAGAGAGGAACCGTACACCGTGATGGAGTCGCGCGTGGATCTGAAGATCGACAGAGCCGCCTGGGAAAAGGCAGTAATGGAACTTTCGGGCATCTTCAGGGAGTACCCATCCATCAATGATTCCAATGTGACGTTCAAAGCGATCGCAATCAATAGATATTTCCTTAACAGCGAAGGTTTCAAGAACCGCAGGGGGACTTCAGTCATCCTCGTCGGAGCCTCGGCTTCCACGCAGGCTGCCGACGGGCAGAACATCTTCAATTACGAGACGTTCTACGCACGCGATATAAACGATCTTCCAGCGAGAGAGGATATTGCAAAAAAGATCAGAGAGTTTGCCCGGATTACTCTGGACATTTCCCATGTCGAGCAGCTTTCTGACTACTCTGGTCCTGTCCTTTTCACCGGACAGGCGTCAGGGGAGTTTTTCAGGCAACTCCTGGCTGCAAACGTTTCTTCTCCACAGACTCCCCTTCTCGCCGATGAGAGATATGCCGGCATGGTCCAGAAAGGAAAGCTGGCGGGAAAACTTAATCTGCGGATTCTTCCATCATTCATTGACGTCATTGATGATCCCACGCTGAGAAACTGGAATGGTGTGCCTCTGATCGGATGGTACGGAGTCGACGATGATGGTGTTCCTCCGCAAAGAGTCTCCCTGATAGAAAGCGGCAAGCTCGTCAACCTGCTGATGAGTCGCATTCCGACAAAAAAACTTAAGCAGAGCAACGGACACTCAAGGGGAAGCCTGCATATACCTGCGGAGGGACGTCCCGCCAATATGATCATCACCGCAAAAGAAAAGACTTCCCTCAAAGATCTAAAGGCAAAACTGCTGGAATACTGCAGGGAGATGGGTCTGGAATACGGCATCGTTGTAACTAAACTGAGGGATAAGAACTCATATCTGGAATCGGATAGCAGCACGGATCTCACGCCGGAGCAAAGAAAGACGGAGCTTTCTTTTCCAGTCGAGGCTTACAAGGTTTACGTGGAGGATGGAAGAGAGGAATTAATCAGGGGTGCCGAATTCGAAGGAATAACGGTGAGGGCTCTGAAAGACATCCTTGAAGCTGGTGACGACAGTTTCGCATACAATATTCTCCTGGGCAATAATCCAGAACTGCCGGCATCACTTGTCACTCCTTCTGTGCTGGTGGAGGAACTGGATCTTAAGAAGTCGGAGATCAAGCCTTCAAAGCCTCCGATTCTGAAGAGCCCCCTCATGAATTGACACAACTCATCTTCGTGAGCATCCACTTATGCGGGTTGAAGACAAAAGAATCAATGTATTCCGTTCCCAGTTTCTTTATCTAAGCCATCCAGATGATGAAGAAAAAGCCGAAGATGAAAAGCAGAAGCCAGGCGCCGCTCCAGCCCAGGACCGCGAGTGCTTTCTTCAGATTTTCCGCGGGATTGGATAGATAAAGCCGGAGCGGATAAGCTCCTACAAAGAGAACACATAGCAGTGCTGATGTGCAGAATAAAAGGAGGAAGAGAAGGATTCCCACAAACGGTTCCTGAATCTTTCCAAACCAGAGCTCTCCATTTTGAAACACCATCGCCACGAGGGCACAGTAAATGAAGACCAGAACAGCCTGCAGAAATCCAGAGGAAAACGGTGTCAAATGAAATTTCTCCATAATGTCAGATTTCATGATCCCTCCTCGCTGAAATGCAAATTAATCATTGTTCTTCAAGAAATATTGTTAAGAGTCTAAAAGATATTTTTCTATTAAGCAATACTTTTTCAATCGCATATTCAGATTATAGAACCATTTCACAATTAAGGTAGTCATGATGAAGAAATTATGCCTTGTTCTCGGCGCGGGTGGCATGAAGGGAAGAGCTCATATTGGTGTGATAAAGAGACTTGTTCAAGAAGATATAGATGTTCACTCCATCATTGGATGCAGTGCTGGTGCTCTTGTTGCCGCCTATTATGCAGCATGTGGCATGGATGTGAAGGAAATGACGGAAAGAGTATCAGACCTCAGTGGTTGGCAGCTCTTATCTTTCGCCATTGCCGTTAGAAATCTTGGCTTTTTATCCAGAGTGGCTCACCGATTCAGCGGAAGAATACCTGAACATCTTGAGATTCTGGATAAAGCCGATTTTCAAACTTTGTACCATGGTGTAGAAAAGATGGGCATTTTGGCCTTTGATCTATGCGAGATGAAAGAGATCTTTTTGCATACTGATTCATCCAACTACGGTATCACTTTGGCAGAGGCGGTGAGATCAAGCGCTGCGATTCCCATTCTCTACCGGGCAAGGAA
Encoded proteins:
- a CDS encoding patatin-like phospholipase family protein yields the protein MMKKLCLVLGAGGMKGRAHIGVIKRLVQEDIDVHSIIGCSAGALVAAYYAACGMDVKEMTERVSDLSGWQLLSFAIAVRNLGFLSRVAHRFSGRIPEHLEILDKADFQTLYHGVEKMGILAFDLCEMKEIFLHTDSSNYGITLAEAVRSSAAIPILYRARKIQRDGREFLLTDGGISDPLPVKYAFSPFIEADIALAVNICKPYMVWRHLKRVRECFAERVLIVQPKVSHFGTILSSSKKTEHLIVKGSEALIPAKIKELKEKLELK
- a CDS encoding metallopeptidase TldD-related protein, producing the protein MNIARLNRKNMRLFPWMIMALLTLSIPSLLMGGFTDEALFKAMDDELQRTIRKLKMENLDKPYYVEYAVTEFQNFELDGSFGTITRKIDDRNRYLLVDLRVGDYTFDNTNFIGDWSGILQRAAELTIENDYDALRQDIWLASDQAYKAALEKLARKRAYVQTKAITDLPDDLSREEPYTVMESRVDLKIDRAAWEKAVMELSGIFREYPSINDSNVTFKAIAINRYFLNSEGFKNRRGTSVILVGASASTQAADGQNIFNYETFYARDINDLPAREDIAKKIREFARITLDISHVEQLSDYSGPVLFTGQASGEFFRQLLAANVSSPQTPLLADERYAGMVQKGKLAGKLNLRILPSFIDVIDDPTLRNWNGVPLIGWYGVDDDGVPPQRVSLIESGKLVNLLMSRIPTKKLKQSNGHSRGSLHIPAEGRPANMIITAKEKTSLKDLKAKLLEYCREMGLEYGIVVTKLRDKNSYLESDSSTDLTPEQRKTELSFPVEAYKVYVEDGREELIRGAEFEGITVRALKDILEAGDDSFAYNILLGNNPELPASLVTPSVLVEELDLKKSEIKPSKPPILKSPLMN